Genomic window (Streptomyces sp. TG1A-60):
CGGGCTGCAAGCAGGGCAGCCATCGGGCGAGGACGGGGCCGGTGGTCGAGGCGTACGACGGCTGACGTCCGAGCGACGCTCGGTGTGAGGTCGTCCGAGGCAACCTCGGCGGGAAGAGTAGCGTCACCATGCCGCCCGGATTCCCGTTCACCCACATCCGGCGCAGGTCACCCAGCGGAAACGAGCCCCGAGGACATGGCGGACCAACAGCGAACCAGCGGTGTCGAGAACCAGGGCCCCCCGCAGGAACGGGCACGCGCGGGACCCGATCGTCGCGGTCGTGCCGAGGTCAGTGCCCTCGTCCACGCGGCGACCGATGACGAGCCCTGGAAAGCAGACCGAGAACCCGTGCGGCCTCACACCTCCCCGCCGTCTCCGCCGCTCCCGGCCGGCTTCCGGCCCGACGACTTCGCGACGCTCTCGGCCGAGCGGATCTCCGCCGGTGTACGCGCGCGCGAGATTCGTGCTGTAGACGTGGTGGCGGCCTCACTCGCCCGCATCGAGCACGCGGAGCCCACGCTGCGCGCGTTCGTCGAGGTGTGGGCCGAGGAGGCGTTGCGGCGGGCGGCTGAGGTGGACGCGCGGGTCGCCGCGGGTGTACGGCTGCCGTTGGCCGGGGTGCCGATCGGGGTGAAGGGGCGGGCCGGGCTGCGTGCGGCACCGGCGCGGGCGCTGGTCGCGGCCGGGTGCGTACCCGTGGGGGCGACCTCCGTGCCGGGCCCCGGTACGCCCTGGCAGACCTGGGGGCTCGGGGCGGGCGGCCGGACCGTCAACCCCTGGCGGGCCGACCGGACACCGGGCGGCTCTTCGGCCGGGTCCGCGGCGGCGGTCGCCGCGGGCCTCGTGCCGATGGCCACCGGCACGGACGGCGCCGGGTCGGTACGCATCCCGGCCGCGTGGTGCGGTGTCGTCGGCCTGAAGACCACGAACGGGCGTCTGCCCTCCGCCGACCGTACGGGCCTCACGGCGGCCGGCGTCCTCACCCGGTACGCGTCGGACGCGGCGGCGTACTGGCGGTGCGTGCGGGGCGGGTCGGACCACGAAGGGCACGAGGAGCCGAAACCGGCCGGGCTGACCAAGAACGTGCACACACCCGTCACCGCCGTCTGGTCTGCGGACCTCGGCTTCGCAGACACCGCCCCCGAGCCCGCCGCGATCGCCCACAGCGCCGCGCTCCGCCTCGCGGACACCGGTCTCGTACGGCCCGTACGGCCCGACGAGACCGTACGCCTGATGGACCCGGGGCCGGTTTGGCTCGCCCTCCGCTCCGCACCGGACACCGACCCGGCGGCCGTGCGCGCCACCCACGAACTCCGCGCCGAGAACGACCGGCGGCTCGCCGCCCTCTTCACCGAGGCCGACCTGATCCTCACACCCACCACGCCCAACGCCCCGCACGGTCATGAGGGCCCCGGTGACCGCTACTCCACGGCCCTCACCTGGGCGTTCAACCTCAGTGGCCACCCCGCCACGAGCATCCCGGCCGGCTTCGACTCCGACGGCTGCCCGGTCGGCCTCCACCTGGTGACCCGGCACGGCGGGGAGGACCTGTTGCTGCGCCTCGCACGCGGCGCCGAAGCCGCCCGGACCCACCCCGACCGACAGCGGGAGAACCCGGCATGAGATGGACCGACCACTGGCCGGGTTGGCTACGCACCCCCGGGCTCGACTTCAAGCAGACGATGGCGGGCCGCACTCTCTGTCGGGTCACCGCGCCCGCCCACTACGAGAAGGAGGCCGCCGAGCCCTCGCGGCACGCTCGACAACTCCGGGGAACCGCCGTTCACGCGCTTCCCGTACGACACGGAGGAGGACGCCTCCTGAGCCGGGTCAGGCGGTGATGTCCTTCGCCGTGAACCGCGCCCACGCCGCCGAGCCGAACACCGCCGCGTACAGGGCCTGGAGGCCGAGGTTGCGTCGCAGGTCGTCCCAGTAGACGGGCTCGCGCATGAGGTCGGCGAAGGAGAACCAGTAGTGGGAGAAGAAGTACGGGTGGAGGGTGTCGAGCTGGGGGATCTGGCCGAGGATCTGGACGGTGACGAGGAGCCCCACCGTGGTGGCCATCGCCGCGATGCCGCTGTTGGTGAGGGTGGAGATGAACAGCCCGAGGGCCGCGATCCCGGTCAGTGACGCGGCCACCGCCAACGCGATCAGCAGCGCCCGCAGCAGCCCCTCGGCGAAGCTGATGCGCGTGCCGGAGATCGTCGTCACGTCTCCCAAGGGGAACAGCAGCGCCCCGACGGTCAGCGCGGAGGCCGCCACCACGAGGGTGGCGACCAGACAGAAGGTCATCGTCGTCGCGTACTTGGTGAGCAGCAGCCGGGTCCGGCCGGCGGGCGAGACCAGCAGATAGCGGAGGGTGCCCGCGTTCGCCTCGCCCGCGATCGCGTCTCCGGCGATCACCCCGACGGCCATCGGCAGGAAGAAGGGGAGCGTCGCGGCCAGCGCCGTGAACACCAGGAACAGCCCGTTGTTGCTGATCTGCGCGATGAACGCCGGGCCGCCACCGCCACCGCCGCCCGTCGAGGACCCGTCACCGGTCTCGATCCGCACCGCGATCCCCACGAGAACCGGCACCGCCGCGAGCACGGCCAGCAGCGCGATCGTCCGCCACCGCCGGAAGGTGGTCACCAACTCGCTGCGAAACAGCCCGAAGGTCCACAGGAGGCCGGGTGTACGGGCGGCCGTGCCGACGGCGGCCGTGCCGGCATCCGTGCCCGTGGTGTCAGCCCGCGACATCGAAACCCTCCCCCGTCAGCGCCACGAACGCGTCCTCCAGCGAGGCCCGTTCGAGGCCGAAGCCGCGGACGCGGACGCCCGCGGTGACCAACGCGGCGTTCAGTTCGGCGAGGTCGCGGTCGGGTGGCGGCGGTTCGGCCGTCACCCGGCTCCCCTCCGGTGCGCCACCCACGGCACCGCCCCCGGGCCCCTCGCCCTCGGTCACCACCACATCCCCGACACCCTGTTCCTTGAGCACCCGCGCCGCGTCCGCCGTGTCGGGCGTGGTGACGACGAGGCGTCCGCGTGCCCCGGCGGCCAGTTCACCGACCGGCCCCTGGGTGATCAGCCGGCCCCGGGCCATGACGGCGGCGTGGGTGCAGACCTGCTCGACCTCGTCGAGGAGGTGGGAGGAGAGGAAGACGGTGGTGCCGTCGGACGCCAACTCCCTTACCAGCGCCCGGATCTCCCGCATGCCCTGCGGGTCGAGGCCGTTGGTCGGCTCGTCGAGGACGAGGAGGCGGCGCGGCTGGAGCAGGGCCGCCGCGAGACCCAGCCGCTGTTTCATGCCCAGCGAGTACGCCTTCGCCTTCTTGCCGGCGTCGGCCGTGAGTCCGACCCGGTCGAGCGCGGCGCCGACCCGCGTACGCCGGGTGCGCGGGTCGGCGGTCGGGTCCGCGGAGTCGTAGCGCAGCAGGTTGTCGCGCCCGGAGAGGAACCCGTACAGCGCGGGTCCCTCGATGAGCGCGCCCACGTGCGGGAGCACGGTCCGGATGGAGCGCGGCATGGGCCGGCCGAGGACCCTGGTCGTGCCCGAGGTCGGCTCGATCAGGCCCATCAGCATGCGGATGGTGGTGGTCTTGCCCGAGCCGTTCGGGCCGAGGAATCCGAAGACACTGCCCGCCGGGACGGTCAGATCGAGGCCGTCCACGGCGAGCTGCCCGCCGCGGTAGCGCTTGGTGAGCGCGCGGGTGGCGATCACTGCGTCCGGGTCCGCGGCGGACAGCTCCTCCATGGACTCCCTCGATTCACGTACGGCGACGAGCTAGGCTCCGACGGCTACTTGGCCGCGTCGGCCGCCTTCACCAGCGCGTCCTTGGTGACGGCGCCCGCGTACACCTTGCCGTCCTCGGTGAACAGGACGTTGATCAGCCGGGTCTTGAAGACCGTACCGGAGCCGAACTCGCCCGTGACCTGGTCGCCGAGGGAGTTCAGGAACCCGTCGACGCGGGCGTCACCACCCGCGTCGGAGCCGCCGCCGGTGGGCATGCCGCCCTCGGTGCCGCTGTCGAACTCGGCGATGGTGCTCCAGCCCTTGCCGATGGTCTTCAGCCCGTCGAGTCCGCTCGCGAACCCCTCCTCGGAGCCGTCGTGGCCCCTGGCGTCCTTGTGCGCCGCGCCCTTGCCTGACTCGTCGGCCTTGTTGTCGTGGTGGCCCGACTCCTCCATCTCGTCGGCCTCGGTGACCTTCGCGCCCTTCGGTGGCTCGAAGTCGAACGTCGACGCGGCGGGCTTGCCGAAGTCGACCTTGGTGAAGCCCGCGTCCACGACGGCCGCGCCGCCGCTCGCCGGGGTGAGCGTGAACTTCAGCGGCAGCCCCGTCTTCGCGTCCACGGCGATCGAGATCGCCCCGACCGTCGAACCGGACTGCTTCGGCTGGATCACCAGCTTGTACGCGTCCCGCCCGGCGACCTGCGCGGTCCCGTCGACGGTCACGGACGTGGTGTCGTCGACGGCCTTCAGGGCCTCCTCGGCGAGCTCCCGGGGTGTGGCGGGCACGTCCTCGGTGGCGCCGGGAGCGCCCTTGTGGGCCTTGTGGTCCTTGCCATCCTCGGCCCCGGTCGCGTGGTACACCTCGTTCGAGGCACTGTCGTACGCCCACAGGTCGTCGCCGTTGTGGATGACGCTGTACTCGGCCGCGTCGTCCAGCAGCGACAGCTTCTGCTTGTCGGGGCCGTCGGCGGCGACCCGCAACGTGTGGGTCCCGGAGGCGAGTTCGAGGAGCTTGGCGGAAGGGTCGGCGGCCGATCCGCCGTCGCCCTCGGAAGGGTCCTGCGCGAGGCCGCCCGCCAGACCGCCCAGATCGGGCAGGCCCAGATCCGTGGTGATCTTCACCGTGCCGGACACCTGCTGCACGTCCGAGGCAGCGATCTTCTCGATGAGTTCCTGTGCGCTGATCTTCGGCAGATCGGGGTCACCGGAGCCGGCGAAGGCCGGGACGAGCCCGATGGTCG
Coding sequences:
- a CDS encoding ABC transporter ATP-binding protein, with product MEELSAADPDAVIATRALTKRYRGGQLAVDGLDLTVPAGSVFGFLGPNGSGKTTTIRMLMGLIEPTSGTTRVLGRPMPRSIRTVLPHVGALIEGPALYGFLSGRDNLLRYDSADPTADPRTRRTRVGAALDRVGLTADAGKKAKAYSLGMKQRLGLAAALLQPRRLLVLDEPTNGLDPQGMREIRALVRELASDGTTVFLSSHLLDEVEQVCTHAAVMARGRLITQGPVGELAAGARGRLVVTTPDTADAARVLKEQGVGDVVVTEGEGPGGGAVGGAPEGSRVTAEPPPPDRDLAELNAALVTAGVRVRGFGLERASLEDAFVALTGEGFDVAG
- a CDS encoding amidase; amino-acid sequence: MSAGVRAREIRAVDVVAASLARIEHAEPTLRAFVEVWAEEALRRAAEVDARVAAGVRLPLAGVPIGVKGRAGLRAAPARALVAAGCVPVGATSVPGPGTPWQTWGLGAGGRTVNPWRADRTPGGSSAGSAAAVAAGLVPMATGTDGAGSVRIPAAWCGVVGLKTTNGRLPSADRTGLTAAGVLTRYASDAAAYWRCVRGGSDHEGHEEPKPAGLTKNVHTPVTAVWSADLGFADTAPEPAAIAHSAALRLADTGLVRPVRPDETVRLMDPGPVWLALRSAPDTDPAAVRATHELRAENDRRLAALFTEADLILTPTTPNAPHGHEGPGDRYSTALTWAFNLSGHPATSIPAGFDSDGCPVGLHLVTRHGGEDLLLRLARGAEAARTHPDRQRENPA
- a CDS encoding DUF2092 domain-containing protein, translating into MAPYETDDSGRAGDAAVLAAEVEEKRSARRRKAARYVVPVTVLGVAAATIGLVPAFAGSGDPDLPKISAQELIEKIAASDVQQVSGTVKITTDLGLPDLGGLAGGLAQDPSEGDGGSAADPSAKLLELASGTHTLRVAADGPDKQKLSLLDDAAEYSVIHNGDDLWAYDSASNEVYHATGAEDGKDHKAHKGAPGATEDVPATPRELAEEALKAVDDTTSVTVDGTAQVAGRDAYKLVIQPKQSGSTVGAISIAVDAKTGLPLKFTLTPASGGAAVVDAGFTKVDFGKPAASTFDFEPPKGAKVTEADEMEESGHHDNKADESGKGAAHKDARGHDGSEEGFASGLDGLKTIGKGWSTIAEFDSGTEGGMPTGGGSDAGGDARVDGFLNSLGDQVTGEFGSGTVFKTRLINVLFTEDGKVYAGAVTKDALVKAADAAK
- a CDS encoding ABC transporter permease, whose protein sequence is MSRADTTGTDAGTAAVGTAARTPGLLWTFGLFRSELVTTFRRWRTIALLAVLAAVPVLVGIAVRIETGDGSSTGGGGGGGPAFIAQISNNGLFLVFTALAATLPFFLPMAVGVIAGDAIAGEANAGTLRYLLVSPAGRTRLLLTKYATTMTFCLVATLVVAASALTVGALLFPLGDVTTISGTRISFAEGLLRALLIALAVAASLTGIAALGLFISTLTNSGIAAMATTVGLLVTVQILGQIPQLDTLHPYFFSHYWFSFADLMREPVYWDDLRRNLGLQALYAAVFGSAAWARFTAKDITA